Proteins encoded in a region of the Shewanella polaris genome:
- the kdsB gene encoding 8-amino-3,8-dideoxy-manno-octulosonate cytidylyltransferase KdsB → MKVILLIPARYGSSRFPGKPLAPINGKPMIQHVYERASLAKGLDGIYVATDDDRIKDAVESFGGKVVMTSPDAASGTDRINDAIEQLGLSDDDLVVNLQGDQPLIDPISIEQIVTLFKRHPGEFEMATLGFEIVDRKELDDPLHVKMVFDNNFNALYFSRARIPFGRDTNDYPVYKHLGIYAYTKRFVNAFAKLPLGKLEDIEKLEQLRALEYGHTIKIAISAFDSPEVDTPEDIRKCELRLAVD, encoded by the coding sequence ATGAAAGTTATTCTATTAATCCCGGCGCGTTATGGTTCAAGCCGTTTCCCGGGCAAGCCGCTAGCCCCGATTAATGGCAAACCCATGATCCAACATGTTTATGAACGCGCCTCATTGGCAAAAGGATTAGACGGTATCTATGTTGCCACTGATGATGATCGTATTAAAGATGCGGTTGAATCTTTCGGCGGTAAAGTCGTAATGACCAGCCCTGATGCAGCCTCAGGTACCGACCGTATTAATGATGCTATTGAACAACTTGGTCTTAGCGATGACGATCTAGTTGTTAATTTACAAGGCGATCAACCGCTTATTGATCCTATATCAATTGAACAAATTGTCACTCTTTTCAAACGTCACCCTGGTGAGTTTGAAATGGCTACCTTAGGTTTTGAAATTGTAGATAGAAAAGAGTTAGACGATCCATTGCATGTAAAAATGGTATTCGATAATAACTTTAATGCATTATATTTCTCTCGGGCTCGTATCCCATTTGGTCGAGATACTAATGATTATCCTGTTTACAAACATTTAGGCATTTATGCCTACACTAAGCGTTTTGTAAATGCCTTTGCTAAGTTACCTTTAGGTAAGCTTGAAGACATAGAGAAATTGGAACAATTACGTGCACTAGAATACGGTCACACAATTAAAATTGCTATCAGCGCATTTGATTCTCCAGAAGTTGACACCCCTGAAGATATACGTAAGTGTGAATTACGCTTAGCCGTTGATTAA
- the kdnB gene encoding 3-deoxy-alpha-D-manno-octulosonate 8-oxidase KdnB has product MSFKNFKVVEKMIFGRGSFAQLDDVLAAQRTSDDSFVVFLVDDVHKGKALEARIPTKDQDIIIWVNVDDEPSTIQIDTLTEQVQAYNSQNPVSVVGLGGGATMDVAKAVSLMLTNPGGSAMYQGWDLIKNPAIHHIGIPTISGTGAEASRTAVLCGPVRKLGLNSDYTVFDQIIMDSELIDGVETDQWFYTGMDCYIHCVESLQGTFLNEFSKSYAEKAMDLCRQVYIEDHPEKDDKLMMASFMGGMSIAYSQVGACHAVSYGLSYILGYHHGIGNCIAFDVLEEFYPEGVAEFRNMMKKHNITLPKNICKDLPDETIAKMVSVTKSMGPLWENVYGKTWQEKVTDEMLTTLFRRI; this is encoded by the coding sequence ATGAGTTTTAAGAATTTTAAAGTAGTTGAAAAAATGATCTTCGGCCGTGGCTCTTTTGCTCAGCTTGATGATGTATTAGCAGCACAACGTACTAGTGATGATAGTTTTGTGGTATTTTTAGTTGATGACGTACATAAAGGTAAAGCCTTAGAAGCTCGCATTCCCACTAAAGACCAAGATATTATTATTTGGGTTAATGTTGATGATGAGCCAAGCACAATACAAATCGATACATTAACAGAACAAGTTCAAGCCTATAACAGCCAAAACCCAGTGAGTGTAGTCGGTTTAGGCGGTGGTGCAACAATGGATGTGGCTAAAGCCGTTTCATTAATGTTGACCAACCCAGGCGGCTCAGCAATGTATCAAGGTTGGGATTTAATTAAAAATCCTGCCATCCACCACATTGGTATACCGACTATTTCAGGTACTGGTGCAGAAGCATCTCGTACAGCGGTATTATGCGGACCGGTTCGTAAATTAGGATTGAATTCTGATTACACTGTATTTGACCAAATCATCATGGACTCAGAATTAATCGATGGTGTTGAAACTGATCAATGGTTCTACACAGGTATGGATTGTTATATCCATTGCGTTGAATCATTGCAAGGCACATTCTTAAACGAGTTTTCTAAATCTTATGCTGAAAAAGCCATGGATTTATGCCGTCAAGTTTACATTGAAGATCATCCAGAAAAAGATGACAAGCTAATGATGGCGTCATTTATGGGCGGCATGAGTATAGCATACAGCCAAGTTGGTGCATGTCATGCTGTATCTTACGGCTTATCTTATATCCTAGGTTATCACCATGGTATTGGTAACTGTATCGCCTTTGACGTATTAGAAGAATTCTATCCTGAAGGTGTAGCGGAATTCCGTAACATGATGAAGAAGCACAACATCACGCTGCCAAAAAACATCTGCAAAGATTTGCCAGATGAAACCATTGCTAAAATGGTTTCAGTGACCAAGAGCATGGGACCATTATGGGAAAATGTTTACGGTAAAACTTGGCAAGAAAAAGTGACTGATGAAATGCTAACGACGTTATTCCGTCGTATATAA
- the kdnA gene encoding 8-amino-3,8-dideoxy-alpha-D-manno-octulosonate transaminase KdnA, translated as MPGFELFGPEEKQEVADVMENGFTFRYNFDHMRNDRWKTRDMEQLLCEKMNVKHAHLVSSGTAALQTAMAAAGIGAGDEVIVPPFTFVASVEAVFMAGAVPIFAEIDETLCLSPEGIEAVITPRTKAINLVHMCGSMAKMDEIKAVCKKHNLLILEDACQAIGGSYKGQALGTIGDVGCYSFDSVKTITCGEGGAIITNNSDIYNYSHMFSDHGHDHVGSDRGAESHPIMGLNFRISEMNAAMGLAQLRKLDKIIAIQRKNKKTIKDAMATIPEVTFREIPDPEGDSAGFLTFFLPTEERTQEINKKLAANKVDGCFYWYINNWHYLKNWKHIQELKSPAALPIMLIENRPDYTQIKTPKSDAIISRTISMLIKLSWTEEQIAERIENIKRAFA; from the coding sequence ATGCCTGGTTTTGAATTATTTGGTCCTGAAGAAAAGCAGGAAGTTGCTGACGTAATGGAGAACGGTTTTACCTTCCGTTACAACTTCGACCATATGCGCAATGATCGCTGGAAAACCCGCGACATGGAGCAACTGCTTTGCGAAAAGATGAACGTTAAACACGCTCACCTTGTATCAAGCGGTACAGCAGCATTGCAAACCGCGATGGCAGCAGCAGGCATTGGCGCAGGCGATGAAGTGATTGTTCCTCCATTTACCTTTGTGGCTTCTGTTGAAGCTGTATTTATGGCCGGCGCAGTCCCTATTTTTGCAGAAATTGATGAAACATTGTGTTTATCTCCAGAAGGCATCGAAGCCGTTATCACGCCACGTACTAAGGCAATAAACCTAGTTCACATGTGTGGTTCTATGGCAAAAATGGACGAAATCAAAGCCGTCTGTAAAAAGCATAACTTGCTCATTTTAGAAGATGCCTGTCAAGCTATTGGTGGTAGTTATAAAGGCCAAGCATTAGGTACTATTGGTGATGTGGGTTGTTACTCATTTGACTCAGTCAAAACCATCACCTGTGGTGAAGGTGGAGCAATCATTACCAATAACAGCGACATTTATAATTACTCGCACATGTTTTCTGATCACGGTCACGACCATGTAGGAAGCGATCGCGGTGCTGAAAGCCACCCTATTATGGGATTAAACTTCCGTATCTCTGAAATGAATGCCGCGATGGGTTTAGCACAGTTACGAAAATTAGATAAGATCATTGCGATTCAACGCAAGAATAAGAAAACCATCAAAGATGCAATGGCAACAATTCCAGAGGTCACTTTCCGCGAAATCCCTGATCCTGAAGGCGATTCAGCGGGTTTCTTAACCTTCTTCTTACCAACAGAAGAACGTACCCAAGAAATTAATAAAAAGTTGGCAGCCAACAAAGTTGATGGTTGTTTTTATTGGTATATTAACAACTGGCATTACCTAAAGAATTGGAAACACATCCAAGAACTTAAATCGCCAGCGGCACTGCCAATTATGCTAATTGAAAACCGTCCTGACTATACTCAAATCAAGACACCAAAATCAGACGCTATCATAAGCCGCACCATTTCGATGCTAATTAAGTTATCTTGGACTGAAGAACAGATTGCTGAACGTATTGAAAACATCAAACGAGCTTTTGCCTAG
- the can gene encoding carbonate dehydratase, with the protein MKLLKPLFDNNRRWAERINKEDPTFFEQLAKQQNPEYLWIGCSDSRVPSNQIIDLLPGEVFVHRNIANMVIHTDLNCLSVLQYAVDVLKVKHIMVVGHYGCGGVRAAMNNERLGLIDNWLGHLRDIHRIYEAELEPMTEQQRFDRLCELNVMEQVSNVVVTNIVQEAWDRGQEVAIHGWIYGIDNGLLTDLDVTIDRANGRNIAP; encoded by the coding sequence ATGAAACTTCTTAAACCATTATTTGATAATAATCGCCGTTGGGCTGAACGGATCAATAAAGAAGATCCAACGTTTTTTGAACAACTTGCCAAACAACAAAATCCTGAGTACTTATGGATTGGCTGTTCAGATAGCCGAGTGCCATCAAACCAAATTATTGACCTATTACCCGGCGAAGTCTTTGTTCATCGTAATATCGCTAATATGGTCATTCACACCGATTTAAACTGCTTATCTGTACTACAATATGCTGTCGATGTGTTAAAAGTAAAACATATTATGGTTGTAGGTCATTATGGTTGTGGTGGCGTTCGTGCAGCCATGAATAATGAACGTTTGGGTCTAATTGATAATTGGCTTGGCCATCTTCGTGATATTCATCGTATTTATGAAGCTGAGCTTGAACCCATGACAGAACAACAACGCTTTGACCGTTTGTGTGAACTTAACGTCATGGAGCAAGTCTCTAATGTGGTGGTGACCAATATCGTGCAAGAAGCTTGGGACCGAGGTCAAGAAGTCGCCATTCACGGATGGATTTATGGTATTGATAATGGTTTATTGACCGATTTAGATGTGACAATAGATCGTGCTAACGGGCGTAATATTGCACCATAA